From Bradyrhizobium sp. sBnM-33:
TTTGCCTTCGTTGGTCATTGCGAGCGAAACAGTCTCGACCGCCCGCGCAGCGGCGACGGTGCGCGCACAAGCTGTCGTTCCCCGCGACCGGTATCGCCTTCGGTAAGCCCGATGGCAGGCTCCGCAAAGCAATCGATCTTTGCGCACGAGTCGACGATGGATTGCTTCGCTGCGCTCGCAATGACGTTGAGACCCCCGACTGTCATCCCCGCGAAGGCGGGGATCCAGTACGCCGCGGCTTCTCGGTGCAATCACTGGCGTCTCTGGAATACTGGATCGTCCGCCCCAGTGCGCAATTGCGCACAAGGCGGACGATGACAATTGAATATGAGGCGGCCTTCTCGCGGCGCTTTGCGCCCGAGGTTTGCTCTTAAATTCCCGCCCTCTTGTCAGAGGGCGCACGGAAGACCGGGTGCGCGCAGCACCCACGGTCTCGTGTGCAAAGTGCGCAAAAGAACACGCACATGCGGCTGATTTGCCTCTCGCCTTAAGCGAAATATTTTTGATTCTTTTTGATTCCCGGGCTTGACACGATTTCTGAAAATCAGAAGTGATTTGCCCACAAATGGATCTGTCGCAGTTAGCTGCGGTCATTCTCCGCGAGACGCCGCCGTGCGATGTCACGTTTTCGTCATCAGGCGGCGATTAGCTGACCGTGCGCTGCACGGGTTCCGCTTTCATCGCAGTGCGGAAAGCATAACATCCGCATGCGAAGGGCGTTGACGACGCTGATGCACAACGATTGTGCTTGATCCCGGCCGGTTCTTGACGAGACTGGGAACCGATCACATCTTTGGCCTCCGCCACTAAGTTCCACGGCAAGCTTTTTCCATCGATCAGGATGTTGAGAATGCAGGGGGAGATGGGATTGAGCACGACTGATCCATTGAAACGTCCGGCTGGGGCAAGCCGTGATGGTTACTCACTTCGCGGTCTCAAATGGTTGCCCCCATTGCTCGCGCTTGCGCTGTCCGCTTGCGGCGACAAGCCGCCGCAACAGCCGGCTGCGGCGGCGCCGCCGACGGTCACGGTCGCGCAGCCAGTGAAACGTACCGTCACCGATTGGGACGAATTCACCGGTCGGTTCGAGGCGGTGCAGGAAGTCCAGGTCCGCGCCCGCGTCGGCGGCTTCGTGAAGAGCGTCGAATTCCGCGATGGCGCGATCGTGCGCGCGGGCGATCTGCTTTACGTGATTGACGCCCGTCCGTTCGAAGCAGTCGCCGAACAGGCCGACGGCCAGTTATCGGACGCTCGCGCGAGGGCAGAACTCGCCAGGCGCGAACTCGACCGCGCGCTGACATTAAATCAGACCCAGGCCGTGTCCGATTCGATCGTCGACCAGCGCCGCCAGACCCTGCAGGCGGCGCGCGCCGCGGAAATGCAGGCTGAAGGCGCGCTCAAGGCCGCCAAGCTCAACATCGAATTCACCCATGTGATGGCGCCGATCACCGGCCGCGTCAGCCGCCATCTCGTGACGCCTGGCAATCTCGTGCAGGGCTCCGAGGGCGGCGCCACGCTGCTCACCTCGATCGTCTCGCTCGACCCGATCTACATCTATTTCGATGTCGACGAGGCGACGTACTTACGAAACAGCCGGCTCTGGTTCGAAGGCAAGCGGCCGAGCTCGCGCGACACGCCGAACCCGGTCCAGGTGACGCTGACCGGCGAGACCAAGCCCTCGCATGAGGGCAAGATGGATTTCCTCGACAACCGCCTGGACGTCTCGACGGGTACGCTGCGCAGCCGCGCCGTGATCCCGAACAAGGATCTCTCGATCCTGCCCGGACAGTTCGGCCGCGTCCGGATCATCGGCAGCGCGCCTTATGAGGCGCTGCTGCTGCCGGACACGGCTGTCGCGACCGATCAGTCGCGGAAGATCGTTTTCGTCGTCAAGGACGACAATACGGTCGAGGCGAAGCCGGTGACGCTCGGACCGCTCGATGAAGGCCTGCGCGTGATCCGCGAGGGCCTGAAGCCGGAAGACCGCGTCGTTATCGACGGGCTGCAGCGGGCCCGCGTCGGCGCGAAAGTCAGCACGCAGCCGGGCGACATCAAGCCGGCCGGTGCCAAGACATGAATCTCGGCCGTCTCTCCATCAACCAGCCCATCCTGGCGATGGTGCTGTCGATCGTGCTTCTGATCGTTGGCGCGATCGCCTACACCACGCTGCCGGTCTCCGAATATCCGCAAGTGGTGCCGCCAACGGTGACGGTCACCACGCAATATCCCGGCGCCTCCGCGCAAACCGTGTCTGACACCGTCGCTGCTCCGATCGAGCAGGAGATCAACGGCGTCGAGGACATGCTGTATCTCTACAGCCAGGCCACCTCGAACGGACAGTTGACGATCACGGTCACCTTCAAGCTCGGCACCGATCTCGACAAGGCCCAGGTGCTGGTGCAGAATCGCGTCGCGATCGCGCAGCCGCGGCTGCCCGAAGAGGTGCAGCGCAACGGCGTCATCACGCGCAAGAACAGCCCCGACATATTGATGGTCGTGTTCATGCTGTCGCCGGACGACACGTTCGACCAGCTCTATATCAGTAACTACGCGCTGCTGCAGGTCCGCGACCAGTTGCTCCGGCTCGACGGCGTCGGCGACATTCAGATCTTCGGCGCGCGCGACTATTCGATGCGGCTGTGGCTCGACCCCGACAAAATCTCTACGCTCGGCCTGACCGCGGGCGAGGTGGTGGCGGCGATCCGCTCGCAAAACGTGCAGATCGCGGGCGGCCAGATCGCGGAGCCGCCGATCGCCGACCGCGCCTTTTCGCCAAATCTCACCTTTACCGGCCGTCTGAAGGACCCGAAACAATTCGAGGAGATCGTGGTCAAGGCCGGCGCCGACGGGCGCACGGTGAAGCTGCGCGACGTCGCGCGGATCGAACTCGGTGCTTTGGCCTATTCGACCAACAGTTTTCTGCTGCGCAAATCCGCGGTCGCCATGCTGGTGACGCAGCGGCCCGGCTCCAATGCGCTTGCGACCGCCAAGAGCATTTCGGACACCATGGAGCGGTTGAAGGCGAGCTTCCCGAAAGGGCTCGATTACAATATCGGCTACAACCCGACCGAATTCATCGCACAGTCCGTCAGCGAGCTGATCAAGACGATCTACGAGGCGATGGCGCTGGTCGTGATCGTGGTGCTGGTGTTCTTGCAGGGCTGGCGGCCCGCCATCATTCCGATCATCGCGATCCCGGTGTCGCTGGTCGGCACCTTTGCGGTGATGGCAGCATTGGGATTTTCGATCAACAATCTCACTCTGTTCGGCCTCGTGCTTGCGGTCGGCATCGTGGTCGACGATGCGATTGTGGTGGTCGAAAACGTCGAGCGCCATCTCGAGCACGGCATGAACCGGCGTGACGCCGCGCTTCGCACCATGCAAGAGGTCGGCAGCGCGCTGGTGTCGATTGCGCTGGTGCTGTGCGCGGTGTTCGTCCCGACTGCGTTCCTCGGCGGCATCTCCGGGCAGTTCTTTCAGCAGTTTGCCGTCACCATTGCGGTGGCGACCGCGATTTCCTGCTTCTGCTCGCTGACGCTGTCGCCAGCGCTGGCCTCGCTGATCCTGCAGCCGCACGAGGACAAAAGGCCGCCGGCACGTTGGAATTTCATCGCCCGCGGCTGGGGTGCCTTTACGAGCGTGTTCAATCGCGGCTTCGACCGGCTGGCGCATGGCTATGCCAGCGCGGCCGATTTCGTGATCCGGCATTCGGTGGTGATGTTGCTGGTGTACGTGGCGCTGATCGGCGGCGCCGGATGGCTGTTGATGACGACGCCGCAAGGTTTCATCCCGGCGCAGGATCGCGGTTACGTCATTGTCTCCGTGCAATTGCCGGGCGCGGCCTCGCTGGCGCGGACGACCGAGGTGGTCAGGGAGATCGAAAAGATTGCGCTTGATACGCCGGGTGTCGTTCGCGCGCCCGCCTTCGCCGGCTTCTCGGGCGCGACCCGGACGCAGGCAAGCAACGCCGCGGCACTGTTTCCCGTATTTGACGACCCGGAGGCCAGGGCGAAGAAGGGACTTTCGTCCGCTTCGATCGCGGACGAATTGCGCAAGCGGCTGGCGAATATCAAGGGTGCGTTCATCATCGTGATTCCGCCGCCCGCGGTGCCCGGCATAGGCACCGGCGGCGGCTTCACCATGCGCATCCAGGACCGTCAGGGCCGCGGCTCCGAAATGCTGGCAGCGGCGACCGACGAATTGATAGGCGCCGCGCGCCAGGCGCCCGGACTGACCCAGGTGTTCTCCACCTTTGCTGCCAACACGCCGCAACTGTTCGTCGACATCGACCGCGTCAAGGCGCAGAAGCTCGGCGTGCCGATTGCGAACATCAACGATACGATCCAGACCTATTTCGGCTCGTCCTATGTCAACGACTTCAATCTGTTCGGCCGCACCTACCGCGTCACGGCGCAGGCCGATCTGCCGTTCCGGAAGGAGACGTCCGATCTCGCACGCCTGCGCACTCGCAACGCCGCCGGCGACATGGTGATGCTCGGCAGTGTTGTGAGTTTCAGCGACATCTCCGGCCCCGACCGCGTCGCGCGCTACAATCTCTATCCTGCGTCCGAGCTGCAGGGCGATACGTTGCCGGGAACGAGTTCGGCGACCGCCATTGACACGATGAAGAAGCTCGCCGAGGAGACGCTGCCGAGCGGCTTCTCGTTCGAATGGACGGATTTGTCCTATCAGCAGGTGACCGGCGGCCAAGCCGGCCTTCTCGTGTTCCCGATATGCGTGCTGTTCGTGTATCTGGTGCTGGCCGCGCAATATGGCTCGTGGAGCCTGCCATTCGCGGTCATCCTGATCGTGCCGATGTGCCTCCTCGCCGCCACTATCGGTGTGCGGATCATGGGGCAGGACGTCAACATCCTTACTCAGATCGGATTCGTCGTGCTGGTGGGGCTGGCAGCCAAGAATGCCATTCTCATCGTCGAGTTCGCGCGCGATATCGAACTCGAAGGAAAGGCGCGGCTGGAGGCAGTGATCGAAGCCTGCCGGCTGCGGTTGCGGCCGATCCTGATGACGTCATTCGCCTTCATCCTCGGCGTGCTGCCGCTGGTGATCTCGTCGGGCTCGGGCTCGGAGATGCGGCAGGCGGTGGGTGTCGCCGTGTTCTTCGGCATGATTGGCGTCACGCTGTTCGGCCTGGTGTTCACGCCGATCTTCTACGTCATCGTGCGCAATCTGGCGGACGGGAAGAGCAAGAAGCCCGCTGCGGCGTGAGCGGATAATTGGCCCTTGCCATCATTCCGGGGCGCGCGAAGCGCGAGCCCATCGGGCCGCATAACCTGTAGTGAAATGGATTCCGGGGCGCGCGCTACGCGCCTCGGAATGATGATAGAGTTCCCCATACTTTTTGCTGATCCGAAATGGATGGGCACTTGCGGGGTTATTGAATAAGTTCGCGAAGTTTCTCTGGAAAAATTCGGGAGAAAAGTATGAAGTCGGGATTGTTGGCCGCCGTTGCGGCAGTTGGTCTTTTGCTCGCCGCGCCGGCATCGGCGCAGGGCGTCAAGATCGGCATTTTGAACGACCAGTCCGGGGTCTACGCCGATTACGGCGGCAAGTGGTCGTTTGAAGCGGCCAAGATGGCGGTCGAAGATTTCGGTGGCGAAGTGCTCGGCCACAAGATCGAGGTCATTTCCGCCGATCACCAGAACAAGCCGGATCTCGGCGTCGCTATCGCGCGGCGCTGGTACGAGGTCGAAGGCGTCGATATGATCACGGAGCTGACGACGTCCTCCGTCGCGCTCGCGATTCACGAGCTTTCTAGGGAGAAGAAGAAGATCGACATCGTCGTGGGCGCTGCGACCTCGCGCCTCACCGGCGATTCCTGCCAGCCGTATGGATTCCACTGGGCTTACGACACCCACGCGCTCGCCTACGGCACCGGTGGTGCGCTGGTGGAATCCGGCGGCGATACCTGGTTCTTCATGACCGCCGACTACGCCTTCGGTCATGCGCTGGAGAAGGACACCGGCGATTTCGTCAGGGCGAAGGGTGGCAAGGTGCTCGGCGCAGTCCGCATTCCCCTGAACTCGTCGGACTTCTCTTCCTTCCTGCTGCAGGCGCAGAGTTCTAAAGCCAAGATCATCGGCCTCGCCAATGCCGGCCTCGACACCACCAACTCGATCAAGCAGGCGGCGGAATTCGGCATCGTCAGGAGCGGCCAAAAGCTCGCCGGCCTGTTGCTGACGCTGGCCGAAGTTCACGGCCTCGGCCTTCAGGCCGCCCAGGGCCTGGTGCTGACCGAAGGCTACTACTGGGACCGCGACGCCAGGAGCCGCAACCTCGCCGAACGCTTCTTCAAGCGCACCGGCCGGATGCCGAACATGATTCAAGCCGGCACCTATTCAGCGACGCTGCAATACCTCAAGGCAGTCAAGGCCGCGGGCACCAAGGATACCGAGGCAGTGGCGAAAAAGCTGAAGGAGCTTCCGGTCGACGATGACTTCGCGCAGGGCGGCAGGGTGCTGGAAAACGGTCGCATGGTCCACGACCTCTATCTGTTCGAAGTCAAGAAGCCGTCGGAGTCGAAGAAGCCGTGGGATTACTACAAGCAGCTCGCCGTGGTGCCCGGCGATAAGGCGTTTCCGGCAGCGAAGGATTCCGGCTGCCCGCTGGTGAAGTAGGCTCTCTCCGTGTTCGTCATTGCGAGCCAACGGGTCGCGCGAATGCGCGCCCGATGACAGGCTCCGCGAAGCAAATCCATCGCGCCACAAGTGGAAACATGGATTGCTTCGTCGCTTCGCTCCTCGCAATGACGGCCGCCGATCACCCCTGCACCAGCCGCCACACGATGGCACCGAATGCGCCGACCCACAGCGCGATCGTCGCCAGCGCCTGAGTCGCGAAGCCGGGGCCGCGTTGTGGGACCGATTTGGCGTAGCCGAATATATAGAGAATGCGACCGACGACCCAGACCAGGCCGAGCGCAGCGGCGATACCGTCGCTGATGTAGATCGCGAACAGCCATAGCGACGGCAGAAAGATCGGCAGCCATTCCAGCGTGTTCATCTGCGCGCGAAACACGCGCTCGAAATCGGGATTGCCCGAGATCGCCGGCAGCTTGACGCCGAATTTGCCGCGCGCCCGCGACACCAGCACGGACGAGTAGAAGTAGACCAGGATCGCCAGCAAGCTGACGAGAGCGGTGAGATGATACATCGCTGAAACTCCCCTGTTTCATGCGCGCCTTAATAGCCCGTCATTTCCAGATAGCCCACCCCGGTGCGGCTGCCTGCGAAGCGGATCGGGCCTTCCCAATAGGGGAAGATCGTGCCCATCCAGCTTCTCGGATTGAGCGGCGTGCACTCGATCTTGAGTGCCTTGCTTGGAACCTCGATGCGCCATGTGGTCGGAATTTTTCGTCTCTCGATCTCGGTGAACGCGAGCGGCGTCATGGCGATATCCGCGGAGGCGAGTTGCTCGGCCGTGCCGTCGGGCGCGATCCATTTACCCGAGCCATAATGCTGGCCGTCGGTCTGGCGCATCCGGTACAGCATCAATTTGTCGCCGGCGTTGAAATGCAGCGAGAGCCAGTCCCATCCGCTTTGATCCGCAGCCAGCGGCTGGCTGCTCCACTCGCGATCGAGCCAGGCCATGCCGGTGACGTCGATGGGCCTGTCGTCAATGGTGAGGATGCCCTTCGCCGCATAGTGCGGCTGGCTGTAGTAATAGGAGGCCTGTTCGCGCAGCGATTTGCGGCTGTAGCCGCCATCGCCCTGCAGCACCAGCGGCCGATCCGCATCCAGGCGCAGCGTGTAGCTGAAGCCGGCGCCCGATGCTTTCAGTTCCAGCGGTGCGATATTGTCGTCATTCACGGAATCGAGGGCGCGCATCTCCCAGGCATCGATCCAGGCGTGAAATGGGCTGGCCTCGACGCCAGCCTGGCCGACACCGCCGCGCGCGAACGTCTGGCTGAAGCGATGGGTATCTTCGCGCGTGATGGCGGCATGGCCCATCCATATCTGCTGGTTAGCCCAGCCCTCTCGCGGCCCGCCAGGCGCGATCGCCTGGCGAAACAGCGTCCATTGGACGCCGTAGGCCGCTCCGCTGACATCGGCGAGATTGGCCGTCACATACCACCACTCGATGCGGAATTCCGGGTGCGGTCCGTGATCGGTGGGAAAAGCAAATGTCCTGCTCGGCACGACCGGTGCAAATCCTTCCGCGCTTTCGCCAAGCCCGGCAAATCCCTGCGCGAGCGCCCTGCCGCCGAAGCCGGCGAGGAGCGTGCCGCCGATGAAACCGCGGCGGGTAATGAGGCCGCTACCGTTCATTGGCAAAGATCCTGATCAGGCTGCTCGGCTGCATGCGCGCCAACCTGATGACCGGGAGCGCGGAAGCCGCAACCGCCGCGGCCATCGCGACGCCGGTGAGCCAGAGCAATTGCATCGGAAAGACATGAAACGGCAACCGCCAGCCGAACGCCTTGACGTTGACGATCGCGAGCAGGCACCACGCGACCAGCAAACCCAGCGGAAGCGCAAAGATGGTGGTGATCAGCGCCACCGAGGTCGTCTTCAACAGCTCGATGGCCGCAAGCCGCCGCCGCGTGACGCCGATCGCCCATAATGGCGCCAGTTGCGGCAGGCGGGAATTGGCGAGCGTCAAGAGGCTCGTCAACAGCGCCACGCCGGCGACGCCGAGCGTGAAGGCGTTCAGCGCCGCCGTGACCGAGAAAGTGCGGGCGAAGATCCGCCTCGATTCCGCTTTCATCGTCGCCTGGTCGGCGACATTGCGATCGTCGAGGCCGAACTTTTCCTGCAGGGCCGAGATCAACGCCGGGATCTTCGGCGGAGCGACCCGCAGGCCCATGCGCGTCAGCGGGATTTCCGGAAAGCGCCGCGTCAGCGCGGCGAAGTTCACCGCGATCTGGCCCTTGGGATTGCCGTAATCGGCGTAGATGCCGACCACGTTGAGCGTCCAGTTCCCGCCTGACGCGGGCACTTCGATGCGGTCGCCGAGGGAGAGGTGCAGCCGCCGTGCCAGTTGTTCGCTGACGAGCGCCGCATCGCCGGGGCGAAGCTTGACCCAGGCATCCGCAGTCGATTGCAATAACGGCCAGTTGTCGCGATAGGTGGCGTGATCGGTCAGGCCCAGCACCTCGAGCGGCGCGCCCGCCAACTGCGTATCGGCGCGGCCGCCGGGCAGGATTGCCTCGACCTCAGGGCGTTCGCGCAGCCACGCCTTGATCTCGTGCGCCTGCGCGTCGTTGGCGGCGTTGACATAAATTTCTGCCGCCAGCCGCCCGTCCAGCCAGACCAGAAACGTGCGGGAAAAACTCTCGACCATGGTGGAGACGCCGACATTCACCGCCAATGCGAGCAATAGCGCCATCAGGGCGAGCGACAACCCCGACAACTGCTGGCGGCTGTCGGCCCAGAACCAGATTCCGAGCGGGGCTCGTGCATAGCGCTGGCCAAGCGACAGCACGATTTCCAGAAACATCGGCAGGATCAGCGCTGCGCCGAGCATCAACGCGGCGAGCACGGCAAAGCCCGAAATCAGGGAATCGCCAAACCACAAAAAGCCGCCAGCCGCTGCAAACGCCACGAGTGCCAGCGCGCTCTGGTAAGCCAGCCAGCGCCGCTGCGCCTGTTGCCAGGCAAAGGGCTGGGCGGTGGCGAGCAGCGGCAGCCGCAGCGCCTTGGTCAGGCTGGCGGCGGCCGCTGCGAGCGCGCCCAAAATGCTGATGGCGATGCCCGCGATCCACCATTGCGGCTTGAGTGTGAGATGTCCCGGAATCTGCGCGCCATAGAGCCCGCGCAGCGATGCGGCGACGTCAGGCAGCAGCGCACCGGCGATGAAGTAACCGCACACGAGTCCGATCAGCCCCGCAGCCAGCGCCAGCGATACCAGCTCAAGCACCAGAACGGCGTTCAGCATTCGCGCCGAGACACCGCAGGCACGCAAGGTGCGCAAGGTCGGCAAGCGTTGTTCAAAGGCCAGCCCGATCGCCGAATTGACGATGAACAGGCCGACAAAGAACGACAGCAAGCCGAACGCGGTCAGATTCAGGTGAAAACTGTCGGTGAGGCGTTCGAGGTCGGTCTCCGCATCGGCTTCGACCAGCCGAAGCTTGTCGCCGGCAACGCTTTCGAGCGGCGCGTGCCTGCCTGTCGCTTTGCCGATCAGGAGGCGCGAGATCTGGTCCGGCATTTTCAGGAGGTTCTGCGCAACGCCGATGTCGACGACCAGCACGCCGGGCACCAGGTTCGGCTCCACGCGAAGCGGTGGCAGCGGTGCGCCGCCATCGCCTGGGGGGCGCGCGCCCTCGGCGAGCTTGAGATCGGAAAGCGTTTCCGGCGCCACCAGCATCTCGCCCGGCGGCGTCATGAAGGATTGCAGGCTGGCCTTGCCGATCGTCGGCGCGTTGCCGACTTCGGCGGGCAACGTGACCGGTTCGATGCCGAGCAGCCGGAACGACCGTCCCTCGATCTGGATGCGGCCTTCCACCACCGGCGAGACCGGCCAGCCGGCGCGGCGCAACTCAACAAAAAGCTTTTGCGGGAAGCTTACGCCGTTGCGGGCGACCAGCATGGCGGTGCGCGTGCCGCCAAACGTAGCGGCAGCGCGATCGTAGGCCGTGCGCGCCTGCTGATTGAGCGCCTGCACGCCGCTCCACAGCGCGGTCGCCGAGATCAACCCGATCAGCAGGGTCGCCAATTGCATCGGGTGACGCCGCCAATGACTCAGCAGCACGGCCAGTGTCCACAGTGCGCGTTTCACGCGATCACCCCGGCATGGAGGTTGACTTGGCGGTCGAGCGTTGCGGCGAGCCGCGCGCTGTGCGTCACCATCAGAAAGCCGCAGCCGCTCCGTGTTACCAGGTCGCGCGCCAGCGCCAGCACTTCGTCCGCCGTGTCCTCGTCGAGATTGCCGGTCGGCTCGTCTGCGAGCAGCAATAGCGGCCTGACCGCCAATGCCCGGCCGATGGCGACGCGTTGTTGCTGACCGCCGGACAATTGCTCGGGATAGCGTTTCAGGAAACGGCCGAGCCCGAGCCGCTCCACCAATTCGTGGTGCCAGGCCGCATCGTGACGGCCGGCGATGCGAGACTGGAAGACCAGATTGTCTTCCACGGTGAGGCTCGGGACCAGGTTGAATTGCTGAAACACCAGGCCAAGTCGGTCGCGTCGCATTTCCGCCCGGTCGGCATCACTGAGTTCGGTGACTGAGGCATCCGCCAACCTGATCTCGCCGCCGTCGACCGCATCGAGCCCGGCGATCAGGTGCAAGAGCGTGCTCTTGCCGCTGCCGGATTCGCCGGTGAGTGCGACCCTCTCGCCGGCAGCGACCGTCAGGTTCACGCCGCGCAGCACCGCGACCTGTTCGCCGGCGGTGCGGTAGCTCTTGGTCAGGCCGGCCACGTGCAGCACGGGGCCGGTCGCACTGGGAATGCCTTTGGTCATGCGCGATGATCGACCGATCTGACCATGAAAATCCCCCGACGTGATGGCATGCAACATATCAGGGCACGCGTCCCCGATCACGGCCTCAATCGCGCCGCGACGCGATCGTGATCCGGTTGTGGAGTGCGCCTGTCGCACCAGCCGGGCAGTTGCGAAAATCGCGGTTGCCTTGCCCGCAAGGCGCCTTGTAGCATTGTAACCGGCCGATCCTACAGAGCCAGCAAAGATAAACGGGGAAAGCATCCATGACCGCGCAACCGACGCCCAAGGAAACGCCGAAGGGCGCCTGGACGATCACCTTCCTGCTGTTTCTGTTCATGCTGGTGAACTTTGCCGATAAGATCGTGGTCGGCCTCGCCGGCGCCCCGATCATGGATGAGTTGAAGCTCTCGCCGGAACAGTTCGGCCTGCTCGGCTCTTCGTTCTTTCTCTTGTTTTCGATCTCGGCCATCGTCGTCGGCTTCATCGTCAACAGTGTTGCTACCCGCTGGGTGCTGCTCGCGATGGCGGTGATCTGGTCGGTGGCGCAGTTTCCGATGGTTGGCACCGTCAGTTTCACGACGCTGCTGATCTGCCGCATCATTCTCGGCGCAGGCGAGGGGCCGGCATTTGCGGTGGCGGCGCACGCGCTTTACAAGTGGTTTCCCGACGAGAAGCGCACCCTGCCGACCGCCATCCTCTCGCAGGGCTCGGCCTTCGGTGTGATCCTCGCAGTGCCCGCACTGAACTGGATCATCGTCAATCATAGCTGGCACTACGCCTTCGGCGCGCTCGGCGTGGTCGGTCTGATGTGGGTTGTAGCGTGGCTGGCCATGGGCAAGGAGGGACCGCTGGTTCAGACCGTTACAACGGCTGCAACCGATCCGCGCGTTCCCTATCTCCAGCTTCTGACGTCGCGCACATTCATCGGCTGCGTCGCCGCCACCTTCGGCGCCTACTGGGCACTGTCGCTCGGATTGACTTGGTTCACGCCATTCATCGTCAAGGGGCTGGGCTTCTCGCAGACGGATGCGGGCTGGATCTCGGTGCTGCCCTGGGTGTTCGGCGCGACGATCGTGCTGCTGACGGGCTGGATTTCGCAGGTGATGCTGGCGCGCGGCTTCACGACGCGCGCCTCGCGCGGCGTGCTCGGCTCGGTGCCGCTGATCGTCGGCGGGTTGATCCTGGCCGTGCTGCCCTATGTCAACGGCGCTGGATGGCAGATCGCGTTCCTCGTGGTCGGCTCCGGGCTGTGCGGCTCGATCTACGTGGTATGCCCGCCGATGCTCGGCGAATTCACGCCGGTGCAGCAGCGCGGTGCCGTGCTCGCGATCTATGGTGCGATCTACACGCTGGCAGGAATGATCGCTCCGTTCGTGATGGGCGCGGTGATCCAGAATGCGGCGGTGCCGCTCGACGGCTACATGACCGGCTTCACCATCAACGCCGTGATCATGGCGGCGTCGGGTCTGCTTGGGCTGTTGCTGCTGTGGCCGAACACGGAACGCAAGAAGTTGATGGCCCAGGCAGCGGTGCAGCCGAAATTCGCGTGAGGGGTGGAACAACAACTCTCTCGTCGTCCCTGCGCACGCATTGCGAAAGCAGGGACCCATAGCCACCGATGCTGATTGTTAAGCAAGGCGTCTGCACATCGCCATGATCGATGCGCCGCGGCGTATGGGTCCCTGCGTGCGCAGGGACGACATTGTGCGTGTTGAACCAGTGATGCCCTAACTCGCCGCCGCGTCGAACTGCGGCTTGCTCCCCTGCGTGCCACGCACCAGTTTGCCCGGGCGGGCGCCGGTCGCCTTGCCGCCGCGCTGCGTCACCACGCCGGAGACGATGGTGGCATCGTAGCCGTCGACCTGCTGCATCAGGCGGCGGCCGCCGACCGGCAGGTCGTAATGCACTTTTGGCGGATGCAGATGCAGGCGGTCGTAGTCGATCACATTGACGTCGGCCTTGAAGCCGGGCGCGATCACGCCGCGGTCGTAGAGGCCAACCGAGATCGCGGTTTTGCGCGACTGCGCGGCGACCACGAACGGGATCGACAGTTTTTCGCCCCGGCTGCGGTCGCGTGTCCAGTGCGTCAGGAGATAGGTCGGGAAGCTGGCATCGCAGATGATGCCGCAATGCGCGCCGCCGTCTGATAGCCCCGGCACCGCATTGGGATCACGCAGCATCTCTCTGGTAGCATCGAGATTGCCGTCGGCGTAATTGAGGAACGGCACGTAGAGCATGCCGCGGCCGTCATCCGT
This genomic window contains:
- a CDS encoding efflux RND transporter periplasmic adaptor subunit translates to MPPLLALALSACGDKPPQQPAAAAPPTVTVAQPVKRTVTDWDEFTGRFEAVQEVQVRARVGGFVKSVEFRDGAIVRAGDLLYVIDARPFEAVAEQADGQLSDARARAELARRELDRALTLNQTQAVSDSIVDQRRQTLQAARAAEMQAEGALKAAKLNIEFTHVMAPITGRVSRHLVTPGNLVQGSEGGATLLTSIVSLDPIYIYFDVDEATYLRNSRLWFEGKRPSSRDTPNPVQVTLTGETKPSHEGKMDFLDNRLDVSTGTLRSRAVIPNKDLSILPGQFGRVRIIGSAPYEALLLPDTAVATDQSRKIVFVVKDDNTVEAKPVTLGPLDEGLRVIREGLKPEDRVVIDGLQRARVGAKVSTQPGDIKPAGAKT
- a CDS encoding efflux RND transporter permease subunit, whose product is MNLGRLSINQPILAMVLSIVLLIVGAIAYTTLPVSEYPQVVPPTVTVTTQYPGASAQTVSDTVAAPIEQEINGVEDMLYLYSQATSNGQLTITVTFKLGTDLDKAQVLVQNRVAIAQPRLPEEVQRNGVITRKNSPDILMVVFMLSPDDTFDQLYISNYALLQVRDQLLRLDGVGDIQIFGARDYSMRLWLDPDKISTLGLTAGEVVAAIRSQNVQIAGGQIAEPPIADRAFSPNLTFTGRLKDPKQFEEIVVKAGADGRTVKLRDVARIELGALAYSTNSFLLRKSAVAMLVTQRPGSNALATAKSISDTMERLKASFPKGLDYNIGYNPTEFIAQSVSELIKTIYEAMALVVIVVLVFLQGWRPAIIPIIAIPVSLVGTFAVMAALGFSINNLTLFGLVLAVGIVVDDAIVVVENVERHLEHGMNRRDAALRTMQEVGSALVSIALVLCAVFVPTAFLGGISGQFFQQFAVTIAVATAISCFCSLTLSPALASLILQPHEDKRPPARWNFIARGWGAFTSVFNRGFDRLAHGYASAADFVIRHSVVMLLVYVALIGGAGWLLMTTPQGFIPAQDRGYVIVSVQLPGAASLARTTEVVREIEKIALDTPGVVRAPAFAGFSGATRTQASNAAALFPVFDDPEARAKKGLSSASIADELRKRLANIKGAFIIVIPPPAVPGIGTGGGFTMRIQDRQGRGSEMLAAATDELIGAARQAPGLTQVFSTFAANTPQLFVDIDRVKAQKLGVPIANINDTIQTYFGSSYVNDFNLFGRTYRVTAQADLPFRKETSDLARLRTRNAAGDMVMLGSVVSFSDISGPDRVARYNLYPASELQGDTLPGTSSATAIDTMKKLAEETLPSGFSFEWTDLSYQQVTGGQAGLLVFPICVLFVYLVLAAQYGSWSLPFAVILIVPMCLLAATIGVRIMGQDVNILTQIGFVVLVGLAAKNAILIVEFARDIELEGKARLEAVIEACRLRLRPILMTSFAFILGVLPLVISSGSGSEMRQAVGVAVFFGMIGVTLFGLVFTPIFYVIVRNLADGKSKKPAAA
- a CDS encoding ABC transporter substrate-binding protein; this translates as MKSGLLAAVAAVGLLLAAPASAQGVKIGILNDQSGVYADYGGKWSFEAAKMAVEDFGGEVLGHKIEVISADHQNKPDLGVAIARRWYEVEGVDMITELTTSSVALAIHELSREKKKIDIVVGAATSRLTGDSCQPYGFHWAYDTHALAYGTGGALVESGGDTWFFMTADYAFGHALEKDTGDFVRAKGGKVLGAVRIPLNSSDFSSFLLQAQSSKAKIIGLANAGLDTTNSIKQAAEFGIVRSGQKLAGLLLTLAEVHGLGLQAAQGLVLTEGYYWDRDARSRNLAERFFKRTGRMPNMIQAGTYSATLQYLKAVKAAGTKDTEAVAKKLKELPVDDDFAQGGRVLENGRMVHDLYLFEVKKPSESKKPWDYYKQLAVVPGDKAFPAAKDSGCPLVK
- a CDS encoding MAPEG family protein, whose product is MYHLTALVSLLAILVYFYSSVLVSRARGKFGVKLPAISGNPDFERVFRAQMNTLEWLPIFLPSLWLFAIYISDGIAAALGLVWVVGRILYIFGYAKSVPQRGPGFATQALATIALWVGAFGAIVWRLVQG